The Sphingopyxis fribergensis DNA segment GCCGGCATATGGAAGACGCGGACCGGCGAGGGGCAGGATTTGTCTGTAGATCTGCGGCGAGTCCTCCACCGTCTCTGCCCCTTCTACGATAAGAAATGGGAGATGCTGAACGGATATGCCCCAGGTACGCCGTCCGATCCCACCAATCCATTCATGCCCAGTCACATGTATCAGACACGCGACGGGCGCTGGATCCAGTTGCTCAACATCTACCCCCGGACCAAATCGGCGGCGCTGGCCCTGCTGGGTTGCAATGATAGCGTCAGCGCCATCTCCGCCGCGGTGCGCGGATATGATGGGCTCGATCTCGAACAGCGCTTTAACGAAGCGGGCTTGCAGGCGACGCTCGTGCGAACCGTGGAGGAATTCGTGGCGACCGAGCAGTTCGGCTATCTCAAGGACATGCCGCTCGTCGAAATCACGAAGATCGGTGACAGCGATCCCGTTCCGTTTACCGCCGATCCCAAGACGCCGCTCGACGGTATTCGCGCGCTCGGCCTCGGCCGGGTGATCGCGGGCGCCGGGCTCGGGCGCGCGCTTGCCTATCATGGGGCGGATGTTCTCAATATCTGGGGGCCGAACGACTTCGAGATGGATCTGACCTATTACACGGCCAATGTCGGCATGCGGTCGGCCACCATGGATCTGAAGCGCGCCGACGAGCTGGCGCGTTTCAAGGCGCTGGCGCAGGACGCCGACATCATGTTCTCCAACCGCCGCCCCGGCTTCCTTGGTCGCTACAACCTGACGGCAGAGCAGATGGCGGAACTCAATCCGGGACTGATCCACGTCGATATGTCGCTCTACGGCTGGCATGGGCCCTGGGCGGACCGCATCGGCTTCGACCAGAATGCCGGCGGTGTCAGCGGCGTCTTCGCCCGCGAAGGTACGCCCGAGCGTCCGCAACTGACCGAGATCTTCGTCGTCAACGACTATGCCATGTCCTGGATTTCGAGCGTCGCCGTGGCGGCTGCGCTTCAGCGGCGCGCAGTCGAAGGTGGCAGCTATCGCATCCGCATTTCGCTGGCGCGCCTGTCGATCTGGCTACTGAAGATGGGCATATTCGATAAGTCCTATGCGGCCTCGATCGCGGGCACGCCCGGCGACCACGAGTATCTGGCGCCCGAAATGTTCGAAGCCAATACACCTTGCGGGCACTACCAGGGCGTTACCGATCAGGTGCAGATGTCCCGTACGCCGGGCTTCTACGCCACGCCGCTTGTGCCCCGCGGATCGAATAAGCCGGAATGGCTTCCCCGCCGCTAAGGGGGACTCCGATGGTTCTGGGCCCCGCAATCCGGGCCCGATTTTCCCTCGCCAGGCGGGGATAACCCACAGAACAAGGAAAAGTGACATGAGCAAGAGCTTGCGTGAAAGTCTTATCGGCGCCTGGACACTGGTCTCCTATGTCGAGAAGCCAGTCGACGGATCGCCAACTGTTCATCCTTTGGGAAAAGATGCGACTGGTATCATCATGTATACACCGGACGGTTTCATGTCCGCCCAGTTGATGAAATCTGGCCGTCCGGAATTCGCGTCGGGAGACTGGTTCGGCGGTTCGGACGACGAATATCGCCAAGCGGGGAACTACATAGCCTATTCCGGTCCCTTCCAAGTGAAGGAAGAGGATCAGACGCTGACACACGGCATGTTCGTTTCGTTCTTTCCCAATTGGCTGGGCCAGACCCAGCCTCGCGTCGTCAGGCAGGAAGGCGACCTTCTCCACCTCAGCACGGCGTCGCCCATCCAGTCTGGGGGCAAGACCGTCATGTCGTATCTGACATGGACGCGTGCCGGCAACTGACAGGGAGCAGTGCCAAGCGCGTGACGGCTTTGCGCGACCCATCTCTGATCGACCGGCCCGTGGATCGAAGGACCGCGGGCCGGCATACTTTGCAACATGGTTTTGGCGATCGCCCCGCTGTGCCCGTACCCTCGCTGCCTGGACACAAAAGCCTCTCAACTCAACGAGACAGATCAAATCCCGCCAGCAAACGGTCGATCAGTGCGACGCCGGTCTATATGACATGGCCGTGAGTGAGGAAATGATCAGCTGGAGATTCCCGCAGCGCCACTTTGGCCCTCGATGCCCTTGGTGAATGGCAATGCGATCGTTGGCGCATGACCATGCCCAAGGTGGGGGGAGGATGCGCCTGCGATACATCAAGAGAGGCGCGTCAATGCTTCAATGCAGCTTGAGGCGCGGCCGTATGACCTGATTGACCTTGCCGACAGCCATCAACGCGAGACCACGCAGCCAGCCATGGACTGCCAGAACATGCATACGATAAAGCGACGTGTAGACGAATCTCGCCAATCGACCCTCGACCGCGAGGCGTCCGCCTATCAAATTGCCCATCAAGCTACCGACGGTCGAAAAGCGGCTGAGCGATACAAGCGATCCATGGTCGCGATAGACAAAATCGAGGAGGGGCTTGCCGGCGGTGATCCGCAAAAGATTTCGGTAGACCATCGATGCCATTTGATGTGCGGCCTGCGCGCGCGGTGGTATCGGCCGCTCGGTGCCTGGAAGGAGGCAGGAACAACAATCCCCCAACGCAAAAATCCTTTCGTCCTCTGTCGTCTGAAGGGTGGGACGCACAAGAAGCTGAGAAGCGCGATTGACCTCGAGACCATCAAGATGGCTCAACAGGGCATGGCCCTTTACGCCGGCCGCCCATACCATGAGATCCGCCTCGATCCGTTCGCCCTCTTTGGTAATGATGGCGTGCTTTTCGGCACTCGTGACGGGCACGCCCGTGAGAACCCGGACACCTAGAGCTTCAAGTTCCGCCTG contains these protein-coding regions:
- a CDS encoding CoA transferase, translating into MSNIIEARIKTALAEPLTSDDRIDPAKELQEVLSSVGLGSHDADGTISFIGKDPVISSPWPLATMAGVSLMAKAVAFAGIWKTRTGEGQDLSVDLRRVLHRLCPFYDKKWEMLNGYAPGTPSDPTNPFMPSHMYQTRDGRWIQLLNIYPRTKSAALALLGCNDSVSAISAAVRGYDGLDLEQRFNEAGLQATLVRTVEEFVATEQFGYLKDMPLVEITKIGDSDPVPFTADPKTPLDGIRALGLGRVIAGAGLGRALAYHGADVLNIWGPNDFEMDLTYYTANVGMRSATMDLKRADELARFKALAQDADIMFSNRRPGFLGRYNLTAEQMAELNPGLIHVDMSLYGWHGPWADRIGFDQNAGGVSGVFAREGTPERPQLTEIFVVNDYAMSWISSVAVAAALQRRAVEGGSYRIRISLARLSIWLLKMGIFDKSYAASIAGTPGDHEYLAPEMFEANTPCGHYQGVTDQVQMSRTPGFYATPLVPRGSNKPEWLPRR
- a CDS encoding lipocalin-like domain-containing protein; translation: MSKSLRESLIGAWTLVSYVEKPVDGSPTVHPLGKDATGIIMYTPDGFMSAQLMKSGRPEFASGDWFGGSDDEYRQAGNYIAYSGPFQVKEEDQTLTHGMFVSFFPNWLGQTQPRVVRQEGDLLHLSTASPIQSGGKTVMSYLTWTRAGN